Proteins encoded within one genomic window of Anastrepha ludens isolate Willacy chromosome 4, idAnaLude1.1, whole genome shotgun sequence:
- the LOC128859738 gene encoding circadian locomoter output cycles protein kaput, with protein sequence MEDESEDKDDTKRKSRNLSEKKRRDQFNSLVNDLSALISTSNRKMDKSTVLKSTIAFLKHHNEATDRSKVFEIQQDWKPSFLTNDEFTHLMLESLDGFIIVFSGIGSICYASESITPLLGYLPSDLVNMTIFDLTYEMDHESLLNAFLNPKPVIEPLQTDINSSNQITFHLHLRRGGIDKVDANAYELVKFVGYFRNDVNLDSVQSDNNLSLPRIFEMNPGAKIDKKLIFVGTGRIQTPQLIREMSAIDPTCNEFTSKHSMEWKFLFLDHRAPPIIGYMPFEVLGTSGYDYYHFDDLDSIVACHEELMQKGECTSCYYRFLTKGQQWIWLQTEFYVSYHQFSSKPDYVVSTHKVVSYADVIQQSKAVNKVDTTPSINNSTSKSSTITLKDLETSNQSQNHSTLSASDSSNIIMGMLNEASPTMDTSSVWPNASSTTGVTPTTFKISRPSSSYGNISSTGISPTAKRKRYFSHKPGNESDSTSMSADSVISKHSLMTHLSSSRQHHGHSSAMQMPESTTHPQQMKASNQNLLHSHLQSQQNTNLQTRQSQSDQKLIPMIPQHTMAQAQIVANSPCQFNQAPYPLRTSQIVGPTFLEPSQYLAAIPVQPMIAQFPVAPVVSPLPASVSTVQPWKTATQSSHATLDPLQTQADMLSGAVVMTPTQTQLQDQLQRKHDELQKLIMHQQDELRMVSEQLLLARYTLLQPMVPINYNAPTNNNRANFNFSSESTMEQQFNQLGFTMNSAEQLQETAGQQMMMQQLQQQQQHNMPHLPSQQQQMHNHNHQQHTSQHHHQQQQQQNHQQQVSQLQQLSSHQQQPQQQQQQQPQQQQQQQPQQQLNILSRSVPDLAQFGHEEIDDFFNLSPLQTMGNSQSSLNQRNNNNTVTTSNGQQQQSALNQNFMNNTTNTPQATNDDSLLSYMQMATESSPTLNFSMGISDDGSESQGERIGNKLIGNSQPLQQQQQQRHQVLAHQQQQQQQQRTNNFFPNNPFQALGNQATTNQLPNDLEILPYQMSQEQSQNLFNSPQSTRNSH encoded by the exons aaaatctcGAAATCTGAGTGAAAAGAAGCGGCGAGATCAATTTAACTCTCTGGTAAATGATTTGAGCGCGCTAATATCAACATCAAATCGAAAAATGGATAAATCGACGGTACTCAAATCGACGATAGCATTTCTCAAACATCACAACG AGGCTACCGATCGCTCGAAAGTTTTCGAAATACAGCAAGACTGGAAACCATCATTTCTTACGAACGATGAGTTTACACATCTAATGCTGGAATCATTGGATGGCTTCATAATAGTGTTTAGCGGTATTGGTTCCATATGCTACGCATCTGAAAGTATTACGCCCCTGTTGGGCTACTTGCCG AGTGACCTGGTGAATATGACCATTTTCGATCTAACCTACGAAATGGATCACGAAAGTCTACTTAATGCATTTTTAAACCCCAAACCGGTTATCGAACCTCTACAGACTGACATCAACTCTAGCAATCAAATaacttttcatttgcatttaagACGTGGCGGCATCGATAAAGTGGACGCGAATGCGTACGAGTTAGTAAAGTTTGTAGGTTATTTTA GAAACGATGTGAATCTGGACAGCGTACAATCGGATAATAATTTATCGCTGCCGCGCATCTTCGAAATGAATCCCGGCGCTAAGATCGAcaagaaattgatttttgttggCACTGGTCGTATACAAACGCCGCAGCTGATTCGTGAGATGTCCGCGATCGATCCGACCTGCAACGAGTTCACATCCAAGCATAGCATGGAATGGAAATTCCTCTTCCTTGACCATCGAGCGCCGCCCATTATTGGTTATATGCCCTTCGAAGTGCTTGGTACATCCGGCTACGATTACTATCATTTCGATGATCTTGATAGCATCGTCGCATGTCATGAGGAAT TGATGCAGAAGGGCGAGTGTACATCCTGCTATTATCGTTTCCTCACTAAGGGACAGCAATGGATATGGCTACAGACGGAGTTCTATGTGTCATACCACCAGTTTAGCTCGAAACCGGACTACGTTGTGTCCACACACAAAGTTGTCAGCTATGCCGATGTTATACAACAAAGCAAGGCGGTGAATAAAGTGGATACAACTCCGTCGATCAATAATAGTACCAGCAAATCGTCAACAATTACGCTGAAAGACCTCGAAACTAGTAACCAAAGCCAAAACCACTCCACGCTGTCAGCGAGTGATAGTAGTAACATCATAATGGGTATGTTGAATGAAGCATCACCCACGATGGATACATCATCAGTATGGCCGAACGCTTCATCAACCACTGGCGTAACACCCACAACATTCAAGATATCTCGACCCTCTTCAAGTTATGGCAACATCAGCTCCACTGGAATCTCACCGACGGCGAAACGGAAACGTTACTTTTCTCACAAACCCGGCAACGAATCGGACTCGACCTCTATGTCTGCGGATTCTGTCATCAGCAAGCATTCGCTTATGACTCATTTGAGCTCG AGCCGACAACATCATGGTCATAGCTCGGCCATGCAAATGCCGGAGAGCACAACGCACCCACAGCAGATGAAGGCATCTAATCAAAATCTATTGCATAGCCATCTCCAATCCCAACAGAACACAAACCTACAAACGAGGCAATCACAAAGTGATCAAAAACTCATACCAATGATACCACAACATACTATGGCCCAAGCACAAATAGTAGCAAACAGCCCGTGCCAATTTAATCAGGCACCCTACCCACTACGCACCTCACAGATTGTGGGCCCCACGTTTCTGGAACCTTCACAGTACCTCGCCGCAATACCTGTGCAACCGATGATTGCGCAGTTCCCAGTTGCGCCGGTGGTCTCTCCGCTGCCCGCAAGTGTGTCCACAGTTCAGCCTTGGAAGACGGCAACGCAGTCATCGCACGCCACTTTAGATCCATTGCAAACCCAGGCAGACATGCTGTCGGGCGCCGTGGTGATGACACCGACACAGACGCAACTGCAAGACCAACTCCAGCGCAAACATGATGAACTACAAAAGCTAATCATGCATCAGCAGGATGAGCTGCGAATGGTGTCCGAGCAGCTTCTGCTGGCGCGTTACACTTTACTGCAGCCAATGGTGCCAATAAATTATAACGCGCCCACAAACAACAACCGGGCGAACTTCAACTTTAGCAGCGAGAGCACCATGGAACAGCAGTTTAATCAGCTGGGCTTCACAATGAACTCTGCCGAGCAGCTACAGGAGACGGCGGGGCAGCAGATGATGATGCAGCAgctgcaacagcagcagcaacataaCATGCCGCATCTGCcatcacagcaacaacaaatgcataATCACAATCACCAGCAACACACCAGCCAACATCAtcatcagcagcaacagcagcagaatCATCAACAACAAGTCTCACAGCTGCAACAGCTCTCATCccatcaacaacaaccacagcaacaacaacagcaacagccgcaacagcaacagcaacagcaaccgcAGCagcaattaaacattttatCACGCAGTGTACCTGATCTTGCCCAATTTGGTCACGAAGAGATCGATGATTTCTTCAATCTTTCACCGTTGCAAACAATGGGCAACTCACAGTCGAGTCTTAATCagcgcaacaacaataacacggTAACCACCAGCAATggacagcaacaacaatcagCGCTAAATCAGAATTTCATGAACAACACAACCAACACACCACAAGCCACCAATGACGACTCCTTGCTTAGCTACATGCAAATGGCCACCGAGTCCAGTCCCACACTCAACTTTTCGATGGGCATTAGCGACGACGGATCCGAGTCGCAAGGTGAACGCATCGGCAACAAACTCATTGGCAACAGTCAACCactgcaacagcagcagcaacagcggcATCAGGTGCTggcacaccaacaacaacagcagcagcagcaacgtaCTAATAATTTCTTTCCCAACAATCCCTTTCAAGCGCTGGGCAACCAAGCGACTACAAACCAATTGCCAAACGATCTAGAAATATTGCCCTATCAGATGTCACAGGAGCAGTCGCAGAACCTCTTCAACTCACCGCAATCAACAAGAAATAGTCATTAG